TGAAGTAATCtcaaataatataaactaatcgTTTACTTGGTACTAACACTATATACTAATTAGGATTTTTATGTAACAAATTATTGTTGGGTCGAGCCAGGACTCAGCTCGCGAGCTGTAGCGAGCCGAGCCACcacgagctcgagcttttttccAGCCCTAGGTGTGCTAGTAAATAAACTTGGAAAAATAAACAACAACCAGGATTTGAACTCTGGCTAGCTAGTTCAAAAGCAACACTTAGACCACTAAACTATCTGTTCTTTTGTGTTCTTAGGGTGTGCCATGACCCATATGGACCACCCACTGGGTCCGCCCCTGAGTTTCTTTTTTAGTGTACCgttttttatttcttttacaTAACCTTGTATTTTTGTATTTACATATAAAAAATGAAAAGATCTTTCTGTGGGAAACTCACCAGTGAAAAATAAAGACAAATAGGACAAATCAAACCAAGCTGACAACAAAACTTTTGTGGACAGGACTCTAGTATACTGAATGTTGTAGCAACATTTGGAATTTCAAGAGTTTTTCAAAAGCACTAAATTCTActctattatattatttatttatttgcaaTATCAGGAATTTTTCATTTGTGCTTATCCTGATTCATAGATAGGCTAGATTGCTAACTACAAGTACTCCACAATTCAATCAAAACCTGTTGTACTGAGTTCAGCGGTTTTGTGAATCGACCTAATTTCCAATTTGCCTCAGACAACGCTCCCCCTGTTTAGTTTGGTTATTGAGGGATAAACAGGTACCCGCTAACAGTATCTTAAATTTTGAAACAAGATTATTGATACATAAACAAAATATCAAAACGACACGCAACATGCTTATGCCTACGTAACTCACAATTTTGCAAGCAGGAAATAAGTTGAATATCTGATAGCATTTGAAAAAAGGAATGAAGGAGTGACATTATCAGGAGAGATATGTGCTGTTTAGTTAAACATATAGACTGTCTGCTACCCACCAGCATATTCGGTGCCTCTAATGGTCCATATATTGCAGCAAACATGCGAAGGATATTGAACGTATTGTTCATAACGTCATCCTACAAAACAAATTGAACTTCTTCAACAGTTAGGCCTACACTCACTAGTACAGCTAAGATTATACGATACCATCAGTTTCGGTAGCCCAACTTACCTCATAATCATACCTGCAAGATATTCAAAAACAAGTCACGGGTGAAACAGCTATTTCAATTGATGACATGGTTTGTGAAACAAATAAAAAAAAGACTGAAAGTTATTCATAGTGTCTGTCCAGCACATGGTGCATCTAGGCTTATATTGACCCCCGAGGACTTATATACACTTTTTTCTCAAACAATGCAGGAGAGCTGCATGTCATTTGATTAAGAAGGAAAAAGGTACAGGATTGTATATAACAACGCTACTAATCTGATGATTTTCCCATAAATCACACTAAGGTACACTACAAAAGTGCATAAGTTTTTGGGTTTCTATATCCGCAGATCCTTTAATAGTTAGATTACATGATAACTAAAACACAATTTCATTTAAATTAAAATTATTGTTTTCCATTTACATACAACACCGACATCTCAATAGAAGCACTAGTTCCATCTTAACCCATGCACTACCTTGCCTCAGATTTTACAAATTTACCAAAACATTAATGACAGATTTTTAAGAAGTAGGCAGTTCCTACCATTTTGTTATGCTGTGATGCATGGGAATAAGATTCAGAGCAAACTCACAGGTCATCAGATATCTCAACCAAAAATTCTGAAACTGACAAGAAGTCCATATGCAATTCATTGACCTAATAAATAAACAAGAAAGAAAATGATGTCAAGTTTTAACAATAGAAGTCAGAATAGAATTTAGTAGGTTATTGAAAAAGAGGCATGCATACATGCTGACCAGTAAGTTGAAACATCAACAGGTTAAGAACTCGATAGTCAAATGATTTCAGATGGATTGCCATCATAACATCTTCAATCGAGATCTACAGAAAAATAACACTAAGCATTATATATTTTTTTAACTATGCAGGAGAGTTGCATGTCATTGCATTAAGAAAGGAGAAAAACAGTACAATACATAAGGGGAGGCATGAGGTCCGCCCCTCATGACGCCAACATACTAAATTACAAGCGTGCCACGCGCAAAGACAAACCAACGACCCTACAGGGAAAGACTAGGCGTCCAGTCTTCGCGCCCCGCCGAGCAGCTTCTGGAGTGCCGTGTTACAGGCTAAACACCAGAGCTCACTCTCTGCACCCACTTCTTGGCAAACTGAAGGGACACTAGAATTAAAACCCTCAAACACACACTCATTCCTATGCTTCCAAATAGTCCAGGCCACAAGGATGACTAGGGAATTAAATCCTTTCATCTTCTCCTTTAGCAAACTGCTGGCAGCCCAACACCACCAGGCGGAGAAAGTTCTCACATCAGGCTGAGGAGCCATCACCTGCAGGCCAACACAAAGGAGGATTTCGGTCCAAACCTCCCGGGAGAAGACGCAAGACACAAGAATATGCTGTACATCCTCCTCAACCTGATCACAAAGGAGGCAAAGGCTGTGGTGCGGCAGTCCATGTTTTGACAAGCAATCTGCTGTCCAGCATCTGTTCTTGACTGCCAACCAAATGAAAAACTTGCACCGAAGGGGGGACCACGATTTCCAAATCCTTCTCCAAGGTGCAAACTTAACTGAACCCAcgaagaaggtattatatgcagaTTTACTAGTGTATATCCCTGAATCTGTGAGCTTCTACGCGTGCTGATCTGAAACTGAAGGTTGCAAAGTAACACCATCAACTGACTCCCAGAGCCTCAGGTATTCGACAAGCACCTGTACTGTGAGGGCACCCTGGATATCAGCAATCCAAGTCCTGTTGCTCAAAGCTTGAGAGACAGTACGTTGTCTCCTTGCTCGTTTAGGAACCACCTGAATAAGATAGGGGGGCCAGCTCACCTACAGTGCTGCCTTGCAGCCAACGATCAGTCCAAAATTTGGTGTTCTCCCCATTCCCAACCTTGGTCTCCAGAGCAACATCAAAGAGAACTTGGGCATTACGGGGCACCTGAAATGGCAGCCCATCCCAAGGTCGAGATTATATTTGAGGTTGCCAAGAGGAAATATTGTCTATGTTCAGTTATAGATTTGAAATATAAAATTAAGTTAGTTATTAATGGATTCACTTTAAATAGTATTAAGATAGTTCGTTATGTGGCATTCATCGCTTCCTCTTAGTATCAAGAGCATACAGCTTTTCCAAAGAAAAATGACGATAAACAGGTCTGATCAAATTCAACAGATGATCTACTGAAGCATCGCTATTATCAGGATACTTAGTTGTTTTTAAATTACAGCAAACAAAGGTCTCTCCTTACCTTCTCATTTCTTAGTAATGCTTGGCAGAGCTTCCTCTCTAGAGACCAATACTGAATGCCTGATTTGAGTTCAGTTCGCAATCTATAAACAATAGAAAATGAAGTGAGTAACTAGCTCAAATATTAGTGAATATATTACATATGTACAAGTACATAGAGGAGAAGATTCCAACCGGTCTGTCATTAATCCTTGGCACTGAAGAAGCCCTTCAAGGGGTTCAATCATTTGAGACAAGGATGTCTCATTGAGAGATTCTTCTTTCTTTCCCAACACCTGTATGGTAGATAGGGATGAAATTGGACGAAAACGGATACTTATTCGGATATTATTTTTTGTCTTATTTCTTTGATTGCAAATAAATAGAATATAAAATCTGCAATGCAAATTCATATTCTTGTTTATAGCATTGAActtgtaaagattcataaaagaTAAGCCTCAAATTTATCATATACTCAAATGATAGATATAAAAGTCAGACACAAATTCGGATATTGtttcaccttttttgttgtagggagcaaataatgcATAAAACAATTTATACAAAAAATTATTCTTATTTGtaataatgtgcttgataacataagaaaagatcagcATCAAATTTCATATATATCTATTTCAAAATATTAAATTTTCCATAACAATTCGGTTATCCACTTTCATCCCTAATGGTAGATAAGGCGGCTAATGTATACACTATATACAGGGCCTATGTAGATCAGATTTAGCAAAACTTGCATTCTATATCTCTATCTTATTTCACTACAATGCAGGTCTTACTTTTGAAGTGTTGTCATCTGGGACTACATGTAAACAGTCTTCATTTGAAGCATCTAACTGCAACAAGAAATGTTTAGTTTGTTCAATGCAGAACATAAGCCATAAGATGAAAGTTTGAAGCACATTTCAAGAGGTTGAAAAAACCTGATATATGTAACTCTCTGTGAAAGAAAGAACAGGTAGATACTTGAAAATGGCTTGTGGCTTGTTAACATCCAAACCATGAAACATAAAGTACGACCTACACTGTTTTCTCAAGAAGGAAAAAAGGGACTTTAGGGAAACATAATTATCAGGAAGTGCTCAAGATAGACTCATAACCCCCCAAAAAAGACATGTTTGAACAGGAAAAATCAAAATTTAGAACAGCATGTGACCCAGTTTCTCTATAAGACTAATAATGGAACAACAAAATACATTCAAAGATACCTTGCTATTTTTTATACGGGCTTAATGCCTCTATAAGCGGTTCAATTGTTTTGTAGCACTTGCATTGCAAAATCTCAACAAAAGGCAGTATGACAGTGTTTTTTTAGCAAAAACAGTAAAGGAATCCCCTAATGTGCTAAGATTTTATTgatgtgagaaaagaaaaggtaaacAGGTTTCTCTTGAgaaaaataaaagaagaaaaactaAAAGGCAGCCCAGAAGACCTGGGTCACTCCAGGATTAATTCATGGCAGTGTTTCCATTAAGGATTTTTACGAGTACCAACTACAAAGAATACATACAAAATCTTCAAGCGTAGACTTAGCTCTTGCCATCGCATCAAAACCAACCATCGGCATAGCTTGAACGGTTGATTTCTCGGCATGCATCTTAAACTTCTTAATTGGCTGGAGTGAACCTCCAGAACATATATCTTTATTAGCTGCGTTTGAAAGGGTCCTATGTCTTATCAGAGTTCCAGACCCAATCAACAAGAAAATTTCCGGATAAACTCATAAGGTTAATGTAAGATCATCATTACTTCACAACTATTACCACTACCTTCCAGATGGGTGAGATGCTGCACTTCTTCCAAAGTATTAGGAGTAGCCTAATAAAAGAAGTCTCAACTATAATTTCTTCATAGAAAACACATAGACAAATATGAACTAAAAGTTAGACGGTGTCACTTAGATTACCTTTCTTAATAGCTCAGAGATCAAAAGGAACTTATTCTCCAGGGTAAGAGAATCAAACGGTTGCACCTACACAAAAGATTTTGTGATCATAATTTTGGAAGTAGTTCTCGGTGCTTCTTTCTGTCCCATTTCAAAAAGCATGGGAATACTTGATGTTTCAGCAGGAGATACCCAATTCAGAGGAGCAACGAGAACAGCAAAGCAAACTAGTGTGATGAATCTGATCATTAAGGCAAGGTTGCATTATTGAAGTCTGGTCATGACCAATGTGACAAATCAATCTGGTCCAGTCTCCAGTTGACCATGCCTACTCTAGTGGTGTAAGCTCCTTCGGCCAGGCATTTAGCTAACTGGATTAAAACTACGAGAGGAGAGCAGCGAGCACACGTCACCAATCAACAGCAGGTCAATACAAAATCCAACAACTCATCAAATCAATCGGAACACTTCAGCGAGCTACGCGTGCGTAAATGCACAATCGAAACCGTATTCGTCGAATAAACCCATGAAAATGCTAAACGAACAGCATATACGCGCCTTAAATCCATGGCCTAACCAAAAACCACCACGAAGGACGAAGGCAGGGACGGGCGGCGGAGGGAGCACTATGCTATGCTAGACACAGTCCGTGTCATATAAAAACAAAGGGGAAAAATCCATTTTGCCTGCTTCGGCGCACTGGTAAGGATCCGATTGAATTCGTATATACGGTCATACGGAGGAAGAGGGGCGACCCCCAAAAACCGTACCATGAAGAGGAGGAATTGGGCGAGGAAGCGGTCAGCGGCAGCGCCGCCGCAGCTGGAGTCGGTGTGGGAGAGGCCGCGTGAACTCATGAGGGACAGCaccctctgcatcttctcgaGCTCCAGCAGCGCCTCCATTGCTGCTCCTCCTCGCCCTCCCCGCTTCCGCTTCTCGCAGTATCGCGGCTTCGCTTCGAGTTGCTTCAGGTTTTGTTCGAGACTTGCAAAGTAGCAAACAGAGAATGGAGGAGAGCGGAAATAAAAGAGAAATGAGGCTGAGGTTAATGTGTGCCCCCAGTTGGGAAATGCAGCGTTGGGTTCCAAATTCCAAAATCCTGAGGCCTTTCTCCTCATTTTCTCAAGTTGGGCTTGGGCTAAACTGGCCATCAGGAAGGAGCAAAAAGCCAGCAATCCTCTTTTTTTCATATTTTCGGCTTAACGAGCACTCTAGCAGGTttgtcaaaaaaaaaaaaaaggtgCCGTTACCGATCTGAAATCCACCTTCGAACGTAATTTCAACTGTGTGTGTGGCTCTTAGAAACATCAAAGGTGTCATTTGGTTGAAATATTGGTAACATAATAGGTAACCGATAACGTTATATTATATTTGTTTAAATCTAATCATAATTGATATTACGCTAAAAATAGATATCGACTTATTTAAACTTGTTATCATCAGTATTCGAGTGTGAATTACTACcgttaccatttacgttacattccGTTAACCAAACGGCATAAGTAGTTCTCAATTGTAATGAGTAACAACATTGCAGTATCAGTACGGGGACACACGTGTAAAATTGGAGTGCGTAGAGTTTCTTCTAGAGACGTTGGCAGCACATTATAATGCTGAATTCCATTTCCATACACGTGTAGAATTGGAGTGCGTAGAGTTTGTAGAGACGTTGGCGGCACATTATAATGCTGAATTCCATTTCCATGTTCTAATGTCTAGTCCAAACCCACACAATTTTGTTATAAGTTGTTCGTTTCGGATTAAAGTCAACTATTCGAACTGTCATAGCTGTAATCTATGGAAACAAAATAttataaaaaataatataaattGTTTCGGATTAAAGCGAAGCCAACAACGTGGAAGTCTAGCGCACGCCTACTGGTGCTACAGTCAGAATGAGTTCGACTTTTCGAGATCAACCTGCCAAATTACGGGTTTCTTTGATACAAATAAATATCATCCTTGTTGATTACATAAGTAGAATCTAGAAAAGAAACATCTGAGGTAAGTTTTACCTGTGTTTTTTTAAAGAAGGGACACTCATCGAAAATACTCCACCGTcttaatttataattcgtttgacttttGTGGGGAAGATTGATCGGATTGTCTTATTCAATTTTTAAGAAAAAATAAATATTTCAAACACATATTTAAAGTATATTATATGTTAAACGATACCAGAAGAACATAACAATAATAATGAAAAACTTAATAAGACGAGTCAATAAAACTTGATATAAAAAAGTCAAACGGGTTATAATTTAAAACAGAGGGAGTAGGATCTTTAGCttagtgaaaagacttctcattACTTAATTAGGTTTTTCTTACGAGAGGTCAACTATTTTAATTTTAACTAAATATATATTATTTTTAACTTTAACTAAATATATAAAATATCAAAAATTATGGTACATAGTTAATATTACTATATAGATCTTTTAATCTATTTTTAGAATACATTTATTCAAAGATACAAATTactaatattttatatttcatgttACAAAAAAATCGTAGCATGAAAACCGAGGAAGAAGATAGTGTTAACTGTCTAAGGTTGTCTCCAGTGGATATGGTAAAATTCTAAACGCCAGGCCGTCTCGAAGTATTTTGGGCCCAGTACAAACCATGAAAATAGACCATATAATCtatagtgcatagagataaaattAACCTAAACTATGCCCTTTCATATTTGATCTATTATCATATCCTTGTCCTCTTGTTTTATCTATTCCAAAGCTAAGATTCTTCGGTTTATTTTGCAAAACATCAAATATTTTTTTTGCTATGTTACCAGAAAACTCAAAAAAATTAGGCTCCAAAAATTTGGGAGCCCCGTATCGTCGGTCCACTTTGCGTTGGGCAATTGACAGGACTAATAAAAACGCACTATATaatattatttatagaataaagtTTGAATTAGAAGATAAAATAGAGCATAAGTATATAATACTATTTATAGGATGAAGTTTGAATTAAAAGATAAAATAGAGTATAAGATAAGAAATTTATCGGAGATATGCTAAATAGGACGGCCTTCAAGTCCGATAGGCTAAACAGGATGGCCTTCAAGTCCGAGCAGGCCATCCTCCTACAGCCAACCAAGTCGACCACAGTCCACAGGTGCCCATCCTCTAGAAACTCGGTTTAGCCGATTTTTTCGTTAGCTAGGCAACCGATTTAGGCCATATTCGGTTCTACCCAATCCATATTGATTGAGGGGGATTGAtggggtttcaatccctagtaagtcaaaagcTCCTCCAATtcgtatcaatcccctccaatttaTATGGATTGCAAATAACCGAAAAAACCCTTATATTGTAAATTGGTTTTGATCTATTTTAACGTGGGGACGTCTTAGATTTACATTTTAGTGGTATAAGGTCATCTTCTATATACATGATAGGGTTATAGTCAACTGAGATCTCAACTTCCCATCACCACTATCTAAAATACTATACTCCTCGTCAAGGGTAAGGAGTTCTTGTAACGCTGAAAAAATATTTATGAAACTACCAGCAGAAGCGTCGTCATCTGATTGACTGGTTCAAGAGAAAGGTCCGTGTATACTAACGAcgcgctgaaaaagaaaaaacttaGACCTGCCTACCCCATTCAACGATCAACCGCTC
This portion of the Zea mays cultivar B73 chromosome 2, Zm-B73-REFERENCE-NAM-5.0, whole genome shotgun sequence genome encodes:
- the LOC100277765 gene encoding uncharacterized protein isoform X2 codes for the protein MEALLELEKMQRVLSLMSSRGLSHTDSSCGGAAADRFLAQFLLFMVQPFDSLTLENKFLLISELLRKCRSYFMFHGLDVNKPQAIFKYLPVLSFTESYIYQLDASNEDCLHVVPDDNTSKVLGKKEESLNETSLSQMIEPLEGLLQCQGLMTDRLRTELKSGIQYWSLERKLCQALLRNEKISIEDVMMAIHLKSFDYRVLNLLMFQLTGQHVNELHMDFLSVSEFLVEISDDLYDYEDDVMNNTFNILRMFAAIYGPLEAPNMLAKCIGEAEEKYESFSKKLDPSLSGSYWRRCEEATKEGGKTSGHAYGTWNIPRVISNEDAFRRERRSKHDACAVIT
- the LOC100277765 gene encoding uncharacterized protein isoform X1 produces the protein MEALLELEKMQRVLSLMSSRGLSHTDSSCGGAAADRFLAQFLLFMVQPFDSLTLENKFLLISELLRKATPNTLEEVQHLTHLEANKDICSGGSLQPIKKFKMHAEKSTVQAMPMVGFDAMARAKSTLEDFCRSYFMFHGLDVNKPQAIFKYLPVLSFTESYIYQLDASNEDCLHVVPDDNTSKVLGKKEESLNETSLSQMIEPLEGLLQCQGLMTDRLRTELKSGIQYWSLERKLCQALLRNEKISIEDVMMAIHLKSFDYRVLNLLMFQLTGQHVNELHMDFLSVSEFLVEISDDLYDYEDDVMNNTFNILRMFAAIYGPLEAPNMLAKCIGEAEEKYESFSKKLDPSLSGSYWRRCEEATKEGGKTSGHAYGTWNIPRVISNEDAFRRERRSKHDACAVIT
- the LOC100277765 gene encoding uncharacterized protein LOC100277765 (The RefSeq protein has 1 substitution compared to this genomic sequence), with product MEALLELEKMQRVLSLMSSRGLSHTDSSCGGAAADRFLAQFLLFMVQPFDSLTLENKFLLISELLRKATPNTLEEVQHLTHLEANKDICSGGSLQPIKKFKMHAEKSTVQAMPMVGFDAMARAKSTLEDFCRSYFMFHGLDFNKPQAIFKYLPVLSFTESYIYQLDASNEDCLHVVPDDNTSKVLGKKEESLNETSLSQMIEPLEGLLQCQGLMTDRLRTELKSGIQYWSLERKLCQALLRNEKISIEDVMMAIHLKSFDYRVLNLLMFQLTGQHVNELHMDFLSVSEFLVEISDDLYDYEDDVMNNTFNILRMFAAIYGPLEAPNMLAKCIGEAEEKYESFSKKLDPSLSGSYWRRCEEATKEGGKTSGHAYGTWNIPRVISNEDAFRRERRSKHDACAVIT
- the LOC100277765 gene encoding uncharacterized protein isoform X3; its protein translation is MEALLELEKMQRVLSLMSSRGLSHTDSSCGGAAADRFLAQFLLFMCRSYFMFHGLDVNKPQAIFKYLPVLSFTESYIYQLDASNEDCLHVVPDDNTSKVLGKKEESLNETSLSQMIEPLEGLLQCQGLMTDRLRTELKSGIQYWSLERKLCQALLRNEKISIEDVMMAIHLKSFDYRVLNLLMFQLTGQHVNELHMDFLSVSEFLVEISDDLYDYEDDVMNNTFNILRMFAAIYGPLEAPNMLAKCIGEAEEKYESFSKKLDPSLSGSYWRRCEEATKEGGKTSGHAYGTWNIPRVISNEDAFRRERRSKHDACAVIT